The Desulfomicrobium apsheronum genome includes a region encoding these proteins:
- a CDS encoding AAA family ATPase, producing MNKILYILRGLPGSGKSTLALKLVSKDFHREADMYFTVNGNYNFDHTKIKEAHAWCKNEIENLMIHGHECAVSNTFIKKWEYEPYLKMAKKYEYSTQIIECHGDWKNIHGVEFDKLEIMKNRWEAHMENQFKP from the coding sequence ATGAATAAGATACTTTACATTTTGAGAGGATTGCCCGGATCTGGTAAATCAACACTGGCGCTAAAACTCGTGAGCAAAGATTTTCATCGCGAAGCAGATATGTATTTTACGGTAAATGGAAATTATAACTTTGATCATACCAAGATCAAAGAAGCCCATGCTTGGTGCAAAAATGAAATCGAAAATCTTATGATTCATGGGCACGAATGTGCCGTATCCAATACGTTTATTAAAAAATGGGAATATGAACCATATTTGAAAATGGCTAAAAAATATGAATATTCAACTCAAATAATCGAATGTCATGGAGATTGGAAAAACATTCATGGAGTTGAATTTGATAAGCTAGAAATTATGAAAAATAGATGGGAAGCACACATGGAAAATCAATTTAAACCATAG
- a CDS encoding Y-family DNA polymerase yields the protein MIAAQSRDFFAMVDCNNFYVSCERVFQPALEGKPVVVLSNNDGCVIARSNEAKALGIAMGEPAFKRKAFFAGNGVRIFSSNYALYGDMSARVMQVLAGFSPEVEIYSIDESFLLLRAMSPARLVQIADDIRQTVHKWTGIPVCVGIARTKTLAKVANRLAKKTPASNGVWLLDETQDIERQLAKIDVGDVWGIGRRYSRLLKASGINTADKLEQAPRDWVKKNLTIAGLHTVLELGQIPCVAFEEVPPTAKSLVCSRSFGTRIAELDSLEEALSAYVQRAAEKLRVKKLLAGVVQVFVETSRFHPDPQYNGSGSQALAVPTSYTPILHAQALRILRRIYREGFRYQKVGVMFLELVPENNRQLSFMEPSGEERRKQQALMNVLDKANDRYGRKILTLASSGVGHKPWHMRQERKSPRYTTCWAELPPVK from the coding sequence ATGATTGCCGCCCAAAGCCGGGACTTTTTCGCGATGGTGGATTGCAACAATTTCTACGTCTCCTGCGAGCGGGTGTTCCAGCCTGCGCTCGAAGGCAAGCCGGTAGTCGTGCTCTCCAACAACGACGGCTGCGTCATCGCCCGGTCCAACGAGGCCAAGGCTCTGGGCATCGCCATGGGAGAGCCGGCCTTCAAGCGCAAGGCCTTCTTCGCGGGCAATGGCGTGCGGATATTCTCATCTAATTACGCGCTCTATGGGGATATGTCCGCCCGGGTCATGCAGGTGCTGGCAGGGTTTTCCCCGGAGGTAGAAATTTATTCCATCGATGAGTCCTTCCTGCTGCTCAGGGCCATGAGTCCGGCCAGGCTCGTTCAGATCGCCGACGACATCAGGCAGACGGTCCACAAATGGACGGGGATTCCGGTCTGCGTGGGAATTGCCAGGACGAAAACTCTGGCCAAGGTCGCGAACAGGTTGGCAAAGAAGACCCCTGCCAGTAATGGAGTCTGGCTGCTCGATGAGACGCAGGATATCGAGCGGCAGTTGGCCAAGATCGATGTGGGCGATGTGTGGGGGATCGGGCGCCGCTATTCGCGGTTACTGAAGGCTTCGGGCATCAATACCGCCGACAAGCTTGAGCAGGCTCCACGGGATTGGGTGAAGAAGAATCTGACCATCGCCGGGTTGCATACGGTGTTGGAACTGGGACAAATACCGTGCGTAGCGTTTGAGGAGGTTCCGCCCACGGCAAAAAGCCTTGTCTGTTCACGATCCTTCGGGACCCGGATTGCCGAGTTGGATAGCCTGGAGGAAGCCTTGTCCGCGTATGTCCAACGCGCCGCCGAAAAACTGCGCGTCAAGAAGCTGTTGGCCGGGGTGGTGCAGGTATTTGTTGAGACCAGCCGCTTCCATCCCGATCCTCAGTACAACGGCAGCGGTAGTCAGGCGCTGGCCGTGCCCACCTCGTACACACCGATCCTGCATGCTCAGGCTCTGCGCATTCTGCGGCGCATCTACCGCGAGGGGTTTAGGTACCAAAAAGTCGGGGTCATGTTTCTTGAACTCGTGCCGGAGAACAACCGCCAGCTATCCTTCATGGAGCCAAGCGGGGAAGAGCGCAGGAAACAGCAGGCCCTCATGAACGTGCTGGACAAGGCCAATGACAGATATGGCCGGAAGATTCTGACCCTGGCCTCGTCAGGAGTCGGACACAAACCGTGGCACATGAGACAGGAGCGGAAATCGCCCCGGTACACGACGTGCTGGGCTGAATTGCCGCCGGTGAAATGA
- a CDS encoding thermonuclease family protein, which yields MTADLEMNYKRWICKIAVWAALMLLLVILQAEAGWAWTGKVVGIADGDTITVLRDGHDQVKIRLYGIDAPESGQSFGKASKQNLSSMVHGLFQQSMLTVRGQAFLGKHVRSMMKKHEERQGRAGEMCGV from the coding sequence ATGACGGCGGATCTGGAAATGAATTATAAGAGGTGGATATGTAAGATCGCAGTCTGGGCTGCTCTAATGCTTCTGCTTGTCATACTCCAAGCCGAAGCAGGGTGGGCATGGACCGGAAAGGTTGTCGGAATCGCCGACGGCGACACGATCACCGTCCTGCGTGACGGGCACGACCAGGTTAAAATCCGGCTTTACGGCATTGACGCCCCCGAGTCAGGACAGTCATTCGGCAAGGCCTCGAAGCAGAACCTGTCGTCCATGGTACACGGGCTATTTCAGCAGAGTATGCTGACTGTGCGCGGTCAGGCATTTTTGGGTAAGCATGTTAGGTCGATGATGAAGAAGCATGAGGAGAGGCAGGGGAGGGCTGGCGAGATGTGCGGTGTATGA
- the brxL gene encoding protease Lon-related BREX system protein BrxL, with protein MLNTSFQGKVVRKDLTKLLKEGANVPVYVLEYLLGMYCASDDEEIIQEGIQSVKDILSQNYVRPDEAEKVKSIIRERGSFKVIDKVTVKLNERRDCYEALLSNLGVQGVEISSTIVKQFEKLLVGGIWCIISINYYFEEGQKGSPFSISELKPIQMPGMDMGEFYEGRKAFTEEQWLDVLIRSTGMEPSALENRTKWHLLARLIPLVENNYNVCELGPRGTGKSHVYKEISPNSILVSGGQTTVANLFYNMGSHKVGLVGVWDVVAFDEVAGISFKDKDGVQIMKDFMASGSFSRGRDSISANAAMVFVGNINQSVDTLVKTSHLFAPFPEAMIDTAFFDRFHCYIPGWEIPKMRPEFFTNQYGFIVDYMAEFFREMRKTTYADAIDRYFSLGNNLNQRDTIGVRKTVSGLLKLLYPHGEFDKEAVERCLRYALEGRRRVKEQLKKLGGMEFYDVHFSYIDKESLEEKFVGVLEQGGSSLIPEGPLNPGTLHTVGAGSNGHLGLYRLELQVTAGNGKLSISGVGTSSMAKEPIKVAFDYFKAHAARVSASSKPSERDYHLHIIELHNTGPTDMMTLPCLVAFCSGLLARPVQGSMVILGNMSLGGSIVPAANLAASLQVAFDAGAKRILIPMSSVTDIPTIPGELFAKFQTSFYSDPVDAVFKALGVE; from the coding sequence TTGCTTAATACCTCTTTCCAAGGAAAAGTGGTCCGCAAGGATCTGACCAAGCTTTTGAAGGAAGGGGCCAATGTGCCTGTCTATGTTCTCGAATACTTGCTCGGGATGTACTGCGCCTCAGACGACGAGGAGATCATCCAGGAAGGTATCCAAAGCGTCAAAGACATCCTTTCCCAGAACTACGTTCGTCCCGATGAGGCGGAGAAGGTCAAATCGATCATCCGGGAGCGTGGAAGCTTCAAAGTCATCGACAAGGTCACGGTCAAGCTCAACGAGCGCCGGGATTGCTACGAAGCCTTACTTTCGAATCTTGGCGTTCAGGGTGTCGAAATTTCCAGCACCATCGTGAAGCAGTTCGAAAAGCTGCTCGTGGGCGGGATCTGGTGCATCATCTCCATAAATTACTATTTCGAGGAAGGGCAAAAAGGTTCGCCGTTTTCCATATCCGAACTCAAGCCGATCCAGATGCCGGGCATGGATATGGGAGAGTTCTACGAGGGGCGCAAGGCTTTCACAGAAGAGCAGTGGCTTGATGTCCTTATTCGCTCGACGGGCATGGAACCGTCAGCCCTGGAAAACCGAACCAAGTGGCACCTTCTGGCGCGGTTGATTCCGCTGGTGGAAAATAATTACAACGTCTGCGAACTCGGGCCGCGCGGAACTGGAAAAAGCCACGTGTACAAGGAGATCAGCCCGAATAGTATCCTTGTTTCCGGCGGTCAGACAACGGTTGCCAATCTGTTCTACAACATGGGTTCGCACAAGGTGGGCCTGGTCGGCGTGTGGGATGTGGTCGCGTTCGACGAAGTGGCCGGGATAAGCTTCAAGGACAAGGACGGCGTGCAGATTATGAAGGATTTCATGGCCTCTGGTTCATTCTCCAGAGGTCGCGACTCCATCAGTGCCAACGCGGCCATGGTCTTTGTGGGCAACATCAACCAAAGCGTGGATACGCTGGTCAAAACCAGTCACCTGTTCGCGCCCTTTCCTGAAGCCATGATCGACACGGCTTTTTTCGATCGCTTTCATTGTTATATCCCTGGCTGGGAAATCCCGAAGATGCGCCCGGAGTTTTTCACAAACCAGTACGGCTTCATCGTAGACTACATGGCTGAATTCTTCCGGGAGATGCGCAAGACGACCTATGCCGACGCCATCGACCGCTATTTCTCACTCGGAAACAACCTCAATCAGCGTGACACCATCGGCGTGCGCAAGACGGTCTCAGGACTGCTGAAGCTGCTCTACCCACACGGTGAGTTCGACAAGGAAGCCGTTGAACGCTGCCTGCGCTACGCGCTCGAAGGACGGCGCAGGGTCAAGGAGCAGCTCAAGAAATTGGGTGGGATGGAATTTTACGACGTTCATTTCAGCTACATCGACAAGGAAAGCCTGGAAGAAAAGTTTGTCGGAGTACTGGAGCAGGGTGGAAGCTCTCTAATCCCAGAAGGCCCCCTCAACCCAGGCACCCTCCATACGGTAGGCGCGGGCTCCAATGGACACCTAGGGCTGTACCGTCTGGAATTGCAGGTCACCGCCGGAAACGGAAAGCTGTCCATATCGGGCGTGGGCACCAGCTCCATGGCCAAGGAACCGATCAAGGTCGCCTTCGACTATTTCAAGGCGCACGCTGCCCGCGTTAGCGCTTCCTCCAAGCCGTCAGAGCGGGATTATCATCTACACATTATCGAACTGCACAATACCGGACCGACGGATATGATGACGTTGCCCTGCCTAGTGGCTTTCTGCTCAGGCCTCCTCGCGCGGCCAGTGCAGGGCAGCATGGTCATCCTCGGCAATATGAGCTTGGGCGGAAGCATTGTTCCCGCAGCGAACCTGGCAGCGAGCCTTCAGGTTGCTTTTGACGCTGGAGCAAAGCGCATCCTGATACCCATGAGTAGTGTCACGGACATCCCGACAATACCTGGGGAGTTGTTCGCGAAGTTTCAGACGAGTTTTTATTCGGACCCTGTGGATGCGGTTTTTAAGGCACTTGGTGTGGAATAA
- a CDS encoding DUF2569 family protein yields MSDKELVGVKGWLLFLVLSLSVLSILGTIASLGQFSIAEHLYPGLKSVDTWQAFKQWIYILALASLSMRFLSAYRLYYKHEKSSVELAIFTLWITGPVLSIFIIILMHSLLDDGLQIFSLKETIINFIGAICWTLYLNKSTRVKNTYYYEQIINKNQYGDKIVLSDPVKQSYLRSINNMSHSIPEKLLEMPVQTYKQDSVKHSEIAMNNNEYSEVFNEDELYLQATNEVEDGSQDKALWAKCMALCEGDEARAKYKYIKERVDRLRDVKVRKIEEERIKYKKNIDNIKFRSLDDKVRKYLDIDHIDEFKEILKQNGCDIILVHEVVQFYDKNRTFRKFQDSDSFVSYFVDTYPDIVKL; encoded by the coding sequence ATGAGCGACAAAGAACTCGTCGGAGTGAAAGGCTGGTTATTGTTTCTTGTTTTAAGTTTAAGCGTTCTTAGTATTTTAGGAACTATTGCATCATTAGGTCAGTTCAGCATTGCAGAGCACCTATACCCTGGTTTAAAATCTGTCGACACATGGCAAGCCTTTAAACAATGGATTTATATTTTAGCGTTAGCTTCTCTCAGTATGAGATTTTTAAGTGCATATAGGCTTTATTATAAACACGAAAAATCAAGTGTGGAATTAGCTATATTTACTTTGTGGATTACTGGACCTGTATTGTCGATATTTATTATAATTTTAATGCACAGCTTGCTTGATGATGGGTTGCAAATATTTAGTTTAAAAGAAACTATAATAAATTTTATTGGCGCTATATGTTGGACATTGTATTTAAACAAATCTACACGAGTTAAAAATACGTATTATTATGAACAAATAATTAATAAAAATCAATATGGTGACAAGATTGTATTGAGTGACCCTGTAAAGCAAAGTTATTTAAGGTCAATCAATAATATGTCACACAGCATACCAGAGAAGCTGCTTGAGATGCCTGTTCAGACATACAAACAAGATTCAGTGAAGCACAGTGAGATAGCCATGAATAATAATGAGTATTCAGAAGTGTTTAACGAAGACGAACTGTATTTACAAGCAACAAATGAAGTGGAAGATGGGAGTCAAGACAAAGCGCTGTGGGCTAAGTGCATGGCTCTATGTGAGGGCGATGAGGCCAGAGCTAAGTATAAGTATATTAAAGAGAGAGTTGATAGGTTGCGAGATGTGAAAGTAAGAAAGATTGAGGAAGAGAGGATAAAATATAAAAAAAATATCGATAATATAAAATTTCGAAGTTTAGATGATAAGGTAAGAAAGTACTTAGACATAGATCATATTGATGAGTTTAAGGAAATACTAAAACAGAACGGATGTGACATAATTCTTGTGCATGAAGTTGTTCAGTTTTATGATAAAAATCGGACATTCCGAAAATTTCAGGATTCAGACAGCTTTGTTTCTTATTTTGTAGACACATATCCAGATATAGTGAAACTATAA
- a CDS encoding ATP-binding protein, which yields MLIVGPCGTGKRHLAQALGHIAVRRGYDTVFASHAKLLGQLASARAVGNFERKLAALTKADLLIIDDFGLKPMRPGQDEYFHDVIADRYEWRPSIITSNLDFSGWNDAFHNKLLGGATLDRIKHGAYQIVLDGKSYRTTRSDLSPCSGDS from the coding sequence GTGCTCATCGTCGGCCCCTGCGGCACCGGCAAGAGGCACCTTGCCCAGGCACTGGGCCACATCGCCGTACGTCGCGGCTACGACACTGTGTTCGCTTCCCACGCTAAGTTGCTAGGTCAACTCGCTTCAGCGCGGGCTGTGGGCAACTTCGAGCGCAAGCTGGCGGCACTGACCAAGGCAGACCTGCTCATCATCGACGACTTCGGCCTCAAGCCAATGCGCCCCGGTCAAGACGAGTACTTCCACGACGTCATCGCGGATCGCTACGAGTGGCGGCCATCGATTATCACCAGCAACCTCGACTTCTCGGGGTGGAACGACGCCTTCCACAACAAACTGCTGGGCGGGGCCACTCTCGACCGGATCAAGCACGGCGCCTATCAAATCGTGCTGGACGGCAAGAGCTACAGGACTACACGCAGTGATCTTTCCCCTTGCAGTGGCGACTCATAA
- a CDS encoding recombinase family protein, which translates to MANVAYIRVSTTDQNTDRQLADTGISFDRIFEDKASGGSTNRPALQECLAYLRDGDTLSVHSIDRLARSLQDLQSLIDGLLTKGVKVKFHKESLTFVNHGTQDPFAKLLFQVLGSFAEFERNIIRERQREGIAKAKAAGVYKARHGGRKKTVDRKQVAQLRAEGVSFRKIAEQIGCSLSSVQRCLAE; encoded by the coding sequence ATGGCAAACGTAGCGTACATTAGAGTCTCAACAACAGACCAGAACACAGATCGGCAGCTCGCGGACACTGGCATCAGCTTCGACAGGATATTCGAGGACAAGGCTTCTGGTGGCTCCACTAACAGACCAGCCCTACAGGAGTGCCTGGCCTATCTGCGTGACGGCGACACGCTGAGTGTCCACTCCATCGACCGCCTGGCCCGTAGCCTACAGGACTTGCAGAGCCTCATCGACGGCCTGTTGACCAAGGGTGTGAAGGTGAAGTTCCACAAAGAGAGTCTGACGTTCGTCAATCATGGCACGCAGGATCCGTTCGCCAAGCTGTTGTTCCAGGTGCTGGGCTCGTTTGCGGAGTTCGAGCGTAACATAATCAGAGAGAGGCAACGAGAGGGGATAGCCAAGGCTAAGGCGGCTGGCGTGTACAAGGCCCGTCATGGTGGCAGGAAGAAGACCGTTGACCGTAAACAAGTGGCGCAGCTCAGGGCTGAAGGTGTATCGTTTAGAAAGATAGCCGAACAGATTGGTTGCTCTCTTTCCAGCGTTCAGCGGTGCTTGGCTGAGTAG
- a CDS encoding LexA family protein, with protein sequence MPPERSSEVSDRVDFLGCVSQDLELLVLPLYLHRIPAGFPSPADDYIESGLDLNDLLVRNPAATFMVRVSGDSMIGVGIHDGDILVVDRSETAVHGKIVVAALDGEMTVKRLHLKDGQCRLVPENKAFQPIQVGTEQDLQVWGVVVGVVRRV encoded by the coding sequence ATGCCGCCTGAACGATCGAGCGAGGTCAGTGATCGCGTGGACTTCTTGGGCTGCGTTTCGCAGGATTTGGAACTTCTTGTTCTGCCGTTATATTTGCATCGGATACCGGCGGGGTTCCCCTCTCCTGCCGATGATTACATCGAATCGGGCTTGGACTTGAATGATTTGCTTGTCAGGAATCCCGCCGCGACCTTCATGGTCCGGGTCAGCGGTGATTCCATGATTGGCGTGGGTATCCATGATGGGGACATCCTGGTGGTCGACCGGTCTGAGACGGCGGTGCATGGCAAGATCGTAGTCGCGGCCCTGGATGGGGAGATGACAGTCAAACGCCTTCACCTGAAAGACGGACAGTGTCGGTTGGTTCCGGAGAACAAGGCTTTCCAGCCCATACAGGTCGGCACGGAGCAGGATCTTCAGGTCTGGGGGGTGGTCGTGGGCGTGGTCCGGAGGGTCTGA